The window AAAGTTGTTCCCCACATCCACAAAGGTGGGCAAGGAGCCAGTGGTGAAGCCCTTGATCCTCTGCATGGTGGTGGTAGGCGGGTCTGCACGAAACGGGTACAGGCGGCTGTGTGAAGGCCTGGATGAGACCGTCTCCTCCAGCACGGGCAGCTTGTTCTCGTAGGGCCGGGGATCCGTGTTGTTGGGGTCGAACCAGGCGAAGTCGATCTTGAGGGCGTCGATGATGAGGATCACAGCCCTGCGGAAGCGCGGCTGGACGCGGCAGAAGTCCACCGGCTCCTCTCCGGGCTGGAGGACGTCTCCGCAGGTGCTGGTCCGGTTCACCTCCAGCCTCACCAGCAGGAAGCCGCCGACAAACAGGTAGATGCCCACAAAGTACACCGCACACATCCAGAGGAGCAGGGACAGCACCGGGAGCCCCTTCATCCTGGTGCAACAAAAATTCAGACACTTGTTTCAcaccaaaaagtcaaagtgcAACACCTGCTATACGAGATGCTAATGCTAATAACGTATATATTACTGAAGGCGCGAGTTCCGCTTTAACCAAAATTCACAGTGCACCGTGTTAAGATTTGACAGGTAATATTAACAAGCTAGGTGATCCAGGTTAACGCTGTTAGCCGCGGCTAGCTTCCCTCGCTCTTGTCACTGACCTTGTAGCAGTCGTGTTTTCGTCCTCTCTCGGCCGGAGGGCGGGCGTGAAGTGTGTGTGCTAACAACACAGGGGCACA of the Plectropomus leopardus isolate mb unplaced genomic scaffold, YSFRI_Pleo_2.0 unplaced_scaffold23947, whole genome shotgun sequence genome contains:
- the LOC121966309 gene encoding GPI ethanolamine phosphate transferase 3-like, which produces MKGLPVLSLLLWMCAVYFVGIYLFVGGFLLVRLEVNRTSTCGDVLQPGEEPVDFCRVQPRFRRAVILIIDALKIDFAWFDPNNTDPRPYENKLPVLEETVSSRPSHSRLYPFRADPPTTTMQRIKGFTTGSLPTFVDVGNNFASSAILEDNLIHQFGQVGKYFHSCIHAKHTFSAELKRNIYLHSLTHTAE